A portion of the Glycine max cultivar Williams 82 chromosome 10, Glycine_max_v4.0, whole genome shotgun sequence genome contains these proteins:
- the LOC100500331 gene encoding 60S acidic ribosomal protein P2-1-like isoform X1 — MKVVAAYLLAVLGGNNTPSADDIKEILGSVGIEADEDRIESFLSEVKGKDIVELIAAGKEKLASVPSGGGGAVAVAAAPGGGGGGAAPAAEVKKEEKVEEKEESDDDMGFSLFD, encoded by the exons ATGAAGGTGGTCGCTGCGTATCTGCTCGCCGTCCTCGGTGGCAACAACACCCCCTCCGCCGATGACATCAAGGAAATCCTCGGCTCCG TTGGAATAGAGGCAGATGAAGATAGGATTGAATCGTTCTTGTCTGAAGTTAAGGGTAAGGATATAGTTGAGCTAATTGCTGCCGGTAAGGAAAAGCTGGCctcggtgccttctggtggcgGTGGTGCCGTTGCCGTCGCCGCTGCTCCTGGTGGAGGTGGCGGTGGTGCTGCTCCGGCTGCTGAGGTAAAGAAAGAGGAAAAGGTGGAGGAGAAAGAGGAATCTGATGAT GATATGGGTTTCAGTCTCTTCGATTAA